GCAGTTCTGCATGAACGCCTCGCCGCGCCGGCGGTGGGCGCGGCGCTACAGCTGCTCTCGGATGAATTTTGCACTCGGCTGACCCGCGCCCTGCACGGGGGTCCCCTCCATGAAGTCGGTCGCGTAGCGCAGCTTGTCGCGGCGCCGCTCGGGCACGGTGAAGCTGTCGCCCTTCTGCAGGATAACCCGCGCCAGCGGCATCTCGCCGAACGCTCGGCTGCCCGCAGACTCGGCCGGGAACCACTGGCCCTCGCCCGAATCATCTTCCAGATAAAACTCCGCGTAGCAATGGTTGTTGACCCACACCATGCGGGCGGGCACGCCGGCCGCGCGGCACAGCGCGATGAATACCGCGCTGCGGCCGTGGCAGTCGGCGTTGCCGTCGCGGAGCGTCTGCAGGGCGGACTTGTCGTCGCCCTCGACGTACTCGACCGACTCGAGCACGTGATCGTACAGCAGCTCGACCCGCTGCCAGTCGGTCAGCCCCTCGTCGGCGTCGCCCAGCACGCTGCGCTGCAGCTTGCGGATCGTCCCGTGACGCGACTCGATGTACGGGCTGGCGGTCAGGAACCGCCGCAGCGACCGGTCCGGCTTCTCCGGTATCTTGAACTTGGCGGTCTGGTCGTCTTCGGGCGGCAGCACCGGCCGGGTGGTGACGTCGTACGTCACGGCGGCGGTCGCGGTGGCGCCGGCGGCCAGGTACGGGATGTTGATCACCATCTGGCGGGCGCCGTCGCCGTTGAGCATGCGGTAGTCCACCGACTCGACGTTGCTGGTGAAGTTCTCCTCGGCGATCCGCACTTGCTGCTCGTCGCACTCCAGCGGAACGGCAACCATCACGCGGATGTTCTTCACCGCACCACGCTTGGCCGTGATCTCCGCGCCCACGCGGAACTGCCCGGACTCGGACTCGCCGAGCCGGATGTGCTCGGACACGGGCTCAGCCTCCTTCAGCTGGCCGAAGACCGGCGGCTGGGCGGCGAGCGTTAGCAGCGTGGCGATCAGGATTGGGCGCGGCGCGGAAAGCATCGACAAGGCGTTCTCCAAGGTGCGGTTCGGTAACCGCTCCATTGTACCCTGCCGGTCATACCGGCGCCCGCTCGGGCGCCCTGCGCCCCACCAACCCTCAATACAAGAACGACCCCGATCGGCCCGCTTCAGGATGGGAAGGCCGACCGGGGTCGCATTGGTTCCGCGGCCCACCACATCATGTGGTCGCCGCGGGAGCCAGACTGATTGCCGCCAGGAAGGGGAGGGGAGGCGGCGGCGAAAGAGTCCGGCCCGGACTATCAATTGTCTTGGTGTGGCTCGCTCGTCACGCGGCTAGATGCCGGCGTCCCCCCGATTCGCCGGACCGGGGTCGCGGGTCGCCGGCGACGGCGACACCGGCCCGTCGTAGCTGCCGGCGGAGCTGTCGCAGCCGCACGACCCGGACCAGCCTGAGTCGTACATGCCGCCCCCCATCGGGTACCCGACGCCGTAGTAGCCGTAGCCTCCGCAGCACGGGTCGCACGGGATGCAGCACGGGTCGCACGGCACGCAGCTCGGCATCATCTGCGGCGGGGCCATCATCATCGGCGCGGGCGCCGCGACCGGCGTCTGCACCGGCGTATGGGTTGGCACGGCGGCCGGGCCGGCCAGCAGCCCCGGCGAGGCGACCGCCGCCGGCGCCACGGCCGCGGCGGGTCCACAGTACGAGCCGCGGCACAGTCGGTCACGCAGCCTGCGGCAGCAGCCACAGCCCACGGTGCTGGAGACCAGCATCAACGCGGCGAGTAGTAGCGTGATTCGTTTCATGGCGGGTCCTCCCTGGGGGGAAGGCGCAGCGCGTAGGGGTCGCACTGGTAAGGCGGGGCGGAACCTCATCATTCCGGAGGTCCGCGGCGTGGAGCCACGCAACTCTAGCCCACCCTGCGTGATGTGCAAACTCAACCGTCGATTTTTTTCAACACGGCCCCGGCGCGGCCGTTGTCCGCATGCTACATTTCTACCGAAGCCGCACGCTTGGCTCCCCGCCCGCGCCCCGCCCCACCGCTTCCCCGCCCCGCCGATGCCACCGGTTGTGACTCCCCGCCGACGCCGCCCAGCCGGCGCGCGACTCCCCGTCGCGTTGCCGCCCATAGCGCTGATACTCGTCGCGTTGCTGCTGATCGCGTCCCCGACCGCCTGCCTGGCCGCCATGGACTGCCCGGGCGAGGGCTGCGCGACGGTCCGCCCGCAGGACGAGGTGGTGCTCATCAGCTCGCGCCCCATCGGCTGCAGCACCGACCCGGTCCGGCTCGAAGAGGGCCTGCACGCCGAGACCTACTCCGACGCCGACGGCGACGGCCGCCGCGAGTGGCGCGCCGCGCCTTGGCGGTCGGTTATCGAGTCCGCCGACGGCGGGCTCCCCACCGTGGTGTTTGCGCACGGCAACAAGGTCTCGTGGTGCGAGACCCGCTCCCGCGGCCTGTACGCCTACGGCCGCCTGGTCCGCTGCGCGTGCGATGAGCGGCCGCTCCGCTTCCTGATCTGGTCGTGGTGCGCCGACGAGATCAAGGGCCCGCTCAAGGACTTCCGCGTCAAGGCGGCCCGCACCGCGCCGGTCGGCAAGCAGCTGGCCTACGTGCTCAACCAGGCGCCCGCCGACGCCCGGCTCGGCCTGCTCGGCTACAGCTACGGCGCGCGTGTCAGCAGCGGCGCGCTGCACGAGCTCGGCGCCGGCGTGCTCGACGGCCCGCCCCGCAGCGTGCGGGCGTTCTACCTGGCCGCGGCGTTCGACGCCCACTGGCTGGGCCGCGGCCAGCGGCACGGCGCCGCGATGGACGTCACCGAGCAGCTCGTCCTCACCACCAACCGCCGCGACCCCGCCATGAAGTACTTCGGCCTGCTTGGCCGCAACTACGACCCCCAGGCAATGGGCTACTCCGGCCCCACCTGCCTGGACCGCGAGCGGGCCCAGCGCGTGCGGCTGATCAACGTCACGAATTCGGTCGGACGCAGCCACGACCTGTGCGACTACGTCGCGGCGCCCGGCGTGATGCGTCGCGCGTGGTCGCTGCTGACGTACGCCGACCAGGCGGACGCACAGCTCGCCAGCGCCGACGCCGCGGTCAGCAAGTAGCGGCATCAGGCGTCGGCAGCCGCGGCTTTCGATTCGCAGAACCTCTTCAGGCTGGCCAGCTCCTCCTCGCCCGCCTTGCAGTGGGAGCCCTTCAGCAGCCAGCCGAAGGCCAGCATGAAGAGGCGGAAGAAGCCCTTGCCCGTCACGCTGGTCGCCTGTGTTACGCGGGCGCCTGTCGGTAGGTCCTCGAACCGGTACTCCGACTCGATGTCGAACAGCTCGCCGGTCAGCTCGATCGCGTGCAGCCGCGGCGGATCGTGCCGGGTCACGACCCCCTGAAACTCCATCCGCTTGCCGTGATCTTCGGTGACGGTGCGGAACGTGGTCCCGACGACCTCCGGCGTCTCGGCGATGACCTCGTCCTCGACCACCACAATGCTCCACTCCGCCACGCGTTCGATGGTCAGGCGGAACACCTCGTCGATCGGTCGGTCGATCTCGACGCTGATTTGGCTTCGCATGGCTGAATCCGCTGGTGGAACATTGCGTCACGCCACCCTACCACAGCCGGCGCCGTGGCAGAGCACCACACGGTGCAGCGCGGCCCCAGGGTTTTGTCCGATTCGTTTTGTCCGAAAACACGAGCGAAGGGGACAAAACATCGGGCCTACTTTCTCCCTAGTTTGCCGTAAGTGCTTTCGAAACAACGCATTGTGCAAAACGCTGCTAAACAGGTCAGTGGGGTTTTGTCCGATCGCGGCCACCACTGGGGACCAATTCGGACAAAACCCGGCGGCGCAAGAGCGACCTAACCAACCGCGCAGCAACCAACCCACACGCCACGGATCCCGCGACGCTGGGGGAACAGAAAATTGACCTCCACCATTGGACCACGGCTGGTGGCCGGTTTCTACGAAAAACCAGCGTTCAACCAGACCCCGGAGGTCATGCGGGGTCGCCTACCCGACGGCAAGCGGAGCTCGAGGCTTTCGATCCGGAGCCGCCGGAGGGAATTGCGACTTGATCTGCCGTCCATAGACGCTTTCGCGCGGAGGGTGGTCGTTTTTCTAGAGCGTCCGCGTATTGGAGATCGATATGCACACCCCGGCCTTGCTTTGAGAGTTTGAAGCCCCTGCGACGACCCAAGACCCACAGCTAGCCGCACGACGAGGCTGGTGTTGGAGCGTGGCGGCTGCACTGGCCGTCACGGCGTTAGACTGCCTCGCCGCTATCGCCGCCCTACCCCACCTGGCGATCGTCGCGCCGCGCCAGGCCGGCCGCGCCGGTGAAGCCGGCGTCGCCGCCTAGGAGCGCGAAGTCGATGTGCAGCTTGTCGCGGAGCGTGGGGATCAGCCGCTGGCGGGTCTCTTCCCGCAGGCGGTCCATGAAGCGGTCGCCGAGCGGGCTGCCCGCGCCGCCGAAGTTGAGACCGCCCCCCACCACGATGCTGTTGGGGTCGACCATGTGGGCGCAGGTCACCACGCCAACCGCCAGCAGCTTGGCCGTGTTCATCACCACCGACAGCGCGGCGGCGTCGCCCGCCTCGGCGGCGATTGCGATCGCCTTGGGCGTGAGCTTCTCGCCCTTGTCGAGCGCGGCCCGGAGCGTGGACTCCACCGCCGGGTCGGCCAGCAGGCGCTCGGCCTGGCCCACCACGCCGTACGACCCGCAGTAGCCCTCCAGCGTGCCGCGGACGCCCAGGCTGTTGCTCGGCGCGTCGTCCGAGGGGTCGATGATGATGTGCCCGATCTCGGCGCCGCAGCTGTGCTGGCCCTCGACCAGCCGCTCGTCCAGCACGATGCCGCCGCCCACCCCGGTGCCGAGCGTCAGCATCACCATGCTGGTGTACTCGGCGCCGGCGCCGCGCCAGTACTCGCCCCACGCCGCGGCGTTGGCGTCGTTGGCGTAGGTGACCGGCAGGCCGGTCGCGTCGGCGAACAACTGGCGGATCGGCGTGTTGTGCCACGCCGGCAGGTTCCCCGGGCAGACCAGCATGCCGGTGGGCACGTCCATCGGGCCGGGCGTGGCCAGCCCGACGCGGCGGATCTCCGCGACGCCCGCCTCGGCGGCCATCTTGGCGATCGCCGCCGCGCACCGCCGTGAGGCGGCCTCGGCGCCCTCCTCCTGCTGCGTGGGGATCGAGCGGTACGCCAGCCGATTGCCGAGGTCGTCCAGCAGGCCGAGCTTGATATTGGTGCCGCCGACATCGATCCCGGCGTAGTACCGGTTGCGGGTGATCACGGCGGGCTCGTTGGGGGTCAGGTCGCTGTCGGAGGACATTTTGCTCTGCTGGGCAGTCGGTTTGCAAAGAAGGCAGCAATATAAGCAGCGACGGACGCCGCGGCAATTCGGGGCAAGGACCGAAAGGGGAAAGGGGATGCCGCGCACAGAGTGGCGGGGGCGCCCGGGGGCGCTCCGCGGCAGCGGAAGCCCCCGAGATGTACTAGCCAGCCTCGGCCAAGGGGCGGGGGCTTCCCTGCCGGAGCGCCCCTTCCACCCGTCGCTCGGCATTCTCCTTTCGTTGGATTGACATATCGCAACCTTCCGATATAATGGAGTATCGAGCGAGGAACCCCATGACCGCACCCTCCGCCCGCAGCCGCGGGAAGAAGCTCCGACTGACCAATCTGGAAGCCCTCGGCCACGCCGCCGAGTGCCTCAAGACGCTGGCGCACCCGCACCGCCTGCGGATGGTGCAGATGCTGCTGCAGCGGGACTTCACCGTGGGCGAGCTGGCCGAGGCGTGCGAGATCCCCAGCCACATGGCGAGCGAGCACCTGCGGCTGATGCAGCGGTGCGGCCTGCTCACCAGCCAAAAGGAAGGCCGCCGGGTGTACTACCAAGTGGCCGAGGATCACCTGGCCAGCATCATGCAGTGCGTCGAGGCCCGATTCGGCGTCGGATAGCGGTCGGTCGCCTCTTTATTTGCCAGAATATATCGTTAACTTCCGATCTTACGACAGAAAGGAACAGCCCCATGCCTTCCACCATCCAACCAACGGCCCTCAAGGAGAAGCTGGCCAGCGGCGACGCGGTCCGCCTGATCGACGTCCGCACGCCGGCCGAGTTCCAGGAGGTGCACGTCGAGGGCGCGCGGAACGTGCCGCTCGACCGGCTCGACCCCGCGGAGCTTCCCTCGGGCGAGGGCCCGGTGTACTTCATCTGCAAGAGCGGCGCGCGGGGGCAGAAGGCCTGCCAGAAGTGCGAGGGCGCCGGGCTCGGCGAGGCGGTGAACGTCGAGGGCGGCACGCAGGCGTGCGTCGAGGCCGGGCTGCCGGTGGTCCGCGGCCAGCAGGTGATGTCGCTGGAGCGGCAGGTGCGGATCGCGGCCGGCACGCTGGTGGTGATCGGCACGACGCTAGGCGCGTTCGTGCACCCCTACTGGTTGGGCCTCCCCGGCTTTGTTGGCGCCGGACTGGTGTTCGCCGGCGTGACCGACACCTGCGGCATGGGCATGCTGCTGGCGCGGATGCCGTGGAACCAGCGCTGCGGCTCGTCCGCCAGCTAGCCCAGGCCGCCGACGTCAACTTACAACCGTTCCGACCAAGCCCGTTCAACGAGGGGCGACCTAACAGGGAGAGAAGAGCAATGTCCGCAGACACCCCAGGCCAGGTGAAGAAGATTGTGATCGTCGGCGGGGTTGCCGGCGGCGCGAGCGCCGCCGCCCGGGCGCGGCGGCTGAGCGAGTCGGCCGAGATCGTGATGATCGAACGCGGCGCCGACCCGTCGTTCGCCAACTGCGGCATGCCCTACTACGTGGGCGGCGAGATCGAGAGCCGCGACAAGCTGCTGGTCAGCCCGATCGAGCGGCTGCAGAAGCGGTACCGGCTGGACGTGCGGGTGCGGCAGTCGGTCGAGCGGATCGACCGCGTGAATAAGCAGGTCGAGGTCCGCGACCTAGTGACCGGCGAAACCTACACCGAGTCGTACGACAAGCTGATCCTGGCGCCCGGCGCGGCGCCGCTGCGGCCGCCGCTCCCCGGGATCGACCTGCCGGGCGTGCACACCCTCCGCAACCTGGACGACGCCGACCGGCTGCTGGCCGCGGCGCTGGGCGCCAAGCGGGCGGTGGTGATCGGCGGCGGGTTCATCGGCCTGGAGATGGCGGAGAACCTGGTCCGCCGCGGCATCCAGACCACCGTAGTCGAGCGGAACGGCCAGGTGCTCACGCCCTGGGACGCCGAGATGGTCGCGCCGATCGCCGCGCACCTGAAAGGGCAGGGCGTCGACCTGCGGCTGGGGGACTCGGCGGAGGCGTTCGAGCAGCAGGGCGATGGGCTGCGGGTGCGGCTGTCGTCCGGCGCGGAGCTGGACGCGGGCATGGTGCTGCTGAGCATCGGCGTGCGGCCGGAGAACGCGCTCGCCGCGGACGCGGGGCTCGAGATCGGCCCGCGGGGCGGCATCAAGACCTCGCCGCACATGCAGACCAACGACCCGCACATCTACGCCGTGGGCGACGCGGTCGAGACGACTGATGCGGTGACCGGCGAACCGACGCAGATCCCGCTCGCCGGCCCGGCCAACCGCCAGGGGCGCATCGCCGCCGACCACATCTTCGGCCGCGACTCCGCCTACCGCGGCACACAGGGGACCGCCGTGGTCGGTGTGTTTGAGATGACCGCCGCCATGACCGGGCTGAGCGAGAAGGCCTGCGCCCGGGACGGCGTGGCATTCGAGAAGGTCTACCTCCACCCGGCCAGCCACGCGGGCTACTACCCGGGCGCGGAGGGGATGAGCCTGAAGCTGCTGTTCTCGCCGTCCGACGGCCGCGTGCTGGGCGCGCAGGGCGTCGGCGGCGAGGGCGTGGACAAGCGTATCGACGTGCTGGCCATGGCGATCCAGGCCGGCATGACGGTGTACGACCTGGAAGAGGCCGAGCTGTGCTACGCGCCGCAGTACGGCTCGGCCAAGGACCCGGTCAACATGGCCGGCTTCATCGCCGCCGGCGTGCTCCGCGGCGACCAGCCCCTCACGCACGACCCGCCGACCGAGAACGCCGGCGTGCTGCTGGACGTCCGCACGCCCGGCGAGTTCGGCGCCGGGGCCATCGAGGGCGCCATCAACATCCCGCTCGAGCAGCTCCGCGACCGCACCGGCGAGCTGCCCCAGGGGCGGCCGATCGTCGCCTACTGCAAGGTGGGCCAACGCGGCTACATGGCCACGCGGCTGCTCAACCAGCTTGGGTTCGACGCGGTGAACCTCAGCGGCGGGTACTCGACCTACAAGCAGCGGGAGCAGGCGGCCGCGTTGGCCGGCGAGGAGTAGGGGCGTGGTCGGAAGGGTTGGTGCAGGACGCCGACGCACGTCCGGGATCTCGCGCTGGCAGTCGCGGCGTGCGTGGCATTCCATCCTTGCTCAGCGTTCGGTTCTGCTAGACTTAGGTTTCTGCCTAAGCACCATTGTTGATTAGACCTGCCGATCCATGTATTGGTGGGGAGCAACAAGTCCAGCCACCGACCGAATGGCCCGATAGCGATGAACCTGATTAAACCCTGCACCCTTGCCCTCTTCCTAGCGGCGTCCGGACTCACGGCTGCGGAGGAGCCTGCGTATGCGCCGCAGGCGCCCTTGGCCGCGCTCAACCTCCGCGATGGTGACGCCATCGTTTTCCTGGGCGACAGCATCACGCACCAATGCCTGTACACGCAGTACGTCGAGGACTACTTCTACACCCGATTCCCAAAGATGAGGCTCCGGCTGCACAACGCGGGGGTGGGGGGCTCGCGGGCCTGGGACGCGCATTTCCGGTTCGACCGGGACGTGGCGGCCTACCATCCAAAGTATGTCACGGTGCTCCTCGGGATGAACGATGGTCGGTACGCCGAGTACATCGACGACGTGTTCACCAGCTACAGCGGGGAGATGAATCGGCTCCTCGAGAGGATTGACGAATGCGGCGCGACCGCGATCCTGATGACGCCGACCATGTTCGACGCCCGCGCCAAGCGGATGCAGCCGCCCGGTGGGTTCATGGGGCCCAAGGCGGTCACCTTCTATAACTCGACGCTCGCCTACTACGGCGCCTGGCTGCGGGACACTGCCTGCGAGCGGGGGCTAGGATTCGTCGACCTTTGGGGGCCTCTGAACGAGATCACGATCAACGAGCGCAGGAAAGACCCGAGGTTCACCATGATCAAGGATTCGGTGCACCCGGATCCGGCGGGGCAGGTGGTGATGGCCGCCGCCATGATCGAAGACCTAGGCCTCCCGGAGATCGTTTCGCACATGAGTTTCAACCTCAAGGACGGCGCCTGGTCCTCCGTCTCAGAATCCGCCGACGTCTCCGAGTTGAAGGGCAGCGCGGACCGGCTTTCGTTCACATCGCTGGAACACTCCCTGCCCTGGGTGCTGCCGGAAGAGGCGCAGCTCGGCGTCGAACTGACCGATCTCAGCCAGCGGTTCGGCCGGGAAACATTGGTGGTGTCCGGGCTGCCGGCCGGGACCTACTCGGTTCAGATCGACGGTGAGGAGGTCACGCGCGCAACGGAGCAGGAGCTCCACGACGGACTCCCGCTGCACGCCCTGACCACCACGCCGCAGCACCAGCAGGCGGCGCAGGTCGCCGCCCTGAACAAGCAGCGGAACGAGGGGCCGGTAAAAACCCTCCGCAACGAATGGGGGGATTTCCAGTCGTGGAAGTACCTCCAGGCACAGGTCGAGAAGAACCCGAACGACGAAGCCGAGAAGCGGCGGCTGGCAGACGTGGAGAAGAAGATGCCCGGCATGGAGGAGCGGGTGAAGGCCGCCGAGGCCGCGGCGATGGCAATCGAAGACGAGATCTTCACCATCAACCAGCCCCGGCCGCATCGGTTCGCGATCCAGCCCGCGAGTGAGTGACCGCCCCTCGCGGGGCGGAGTCCCACAGCGCCTCACCCAGGCCTAACGCAAGAATCGACGCGGTGAACCCTAGCGGCGGGTACACAACTGACGAGCAGCGGGAGAAGTCGGATGCGTCGGCTGGGGAAGAGTAGGGGCGTGAACGAACGACTAGGCACAGGAGG
This genomic interval from Posidoniimonas corsicana contains the following:
- a CDS encoding transglutaminase-like domain-containing protein, whose product is MLSAPRPILIATLLTLAAQPPVFGQLKEAEPVSEHIRLGESESGQFRVGAEITAKRGAVKNIRVMVAVPLECDEQQVRIAEENFTSNVESVDYRMLNGDGARQMVINIPYLAAGATATAAVTYDVTTRPVLPPEDDQTAKFKIPEKPDRSLRRFLTASPYIESRHGTIRKLQRSVLGDADEGLTDWQRVELLYDHVLESVEYVEGDDKSALQTLRDGNADCHGRSAVFIALCRAAGVPARMVWVNNHCYAEFYLEDDSGEGQWFPAESAGSRAFGEMPLARVILQKGDSFTVPERRRDKLRYATDFMEGTPVQGAGQPSAKFIREQL
- a CDS encoding SRPBCC family protein; protein product: MRSQISVEIDRPIDEVFRLTIERVAEWSIVVVEDEVIAETPEVVGTTFRTVTEDHGKRMEFQGVVTRHDPPRLHAIELTGELFDIESEYRFEDLPTGARVTQATSVTGKGFFRLFMLAFGWLLKGSHCKAGEEELASLKRFCESKAAAADA
- a CDS encoding ROK family protein; this translates as MSSDSDLTPNEPAVITRNRYYAGIDVGGTNIKLGLLDDLGNRLAYRSIPTQQEEGAEAASRRCAAAIAKMAAEAGVAEIRRVGLATPGPMDVPTGMLVCPGNLPAWHNTPIRQLFADATGLPVTYANDANAAAWGEYWRGAGAEYTSMVMLTLGTGVGGGIVLDERLVEGQHSCGAEIGHIIIDPSDDAPSNSLGVRGTLEGYCGSYGVVGQAERLLADPAVESTLRAALDKGEKLTPKAIAIAAEAGDAAALSVVMNTAKLLAVGVVTCAHMVDPNSIVVGGGLNFGGAGSPLGDRFMDRLREETRQRLIPTLRDKLHIDFALLGGDAGFTGAAGLARRDDRQVG
- a CDS encoding ArsR/SmtB family transcription factor, whose translation is MTAPSARSRGKKLRLTNLEALGHAAECLKTLAHPHRLRMVQMLLQRDFTVGELAEACEIPSHMASEHLRLMQRCGLLTSQKEGRRVYYQVAEDHLASIMQCVEARFGVG
- a CDS encoding rhodanese-like domain-containing protein, with product MPSTIQPTALKEKLASGDAVRLIDVRTPAEFQEVHVEGARNVPLDRLDPAELPSGEGPVYFICKSGARGQKACQKCEGAGLGEAVNVEGGTQACVEAGLPVVRGQQVMSLERQVRIAAGTLVVIGTTLGAFVHPYWLGLPGFVGAGLVFAGVTDTCGMGMLLARMPWNQRCGSSAS
- a CDS encoding FAD-dependent oxidoreductase encodes the protein MSADTPGQVKKIVIVGGVAGGASAAARARRLSESAEIVMIERGADPSFANCGMPYYVGGEIESRDKLLVSPIERLQKRYRLDVRVRQSVERIDRVNKQVEVRDLVTGETYTESYDKLILAPGAAPLRPPLPGIDLPGVHTLRNLDDADRLLAAALGAKRAVVIGGGFIGLEMAENLVRRGIQTTVVERNGQVLTPWDAEMVAPIAAHLKGQGVDLRLGDSAEAFEQQGDGLRVRLSSGAELDAGMVLLSIGVRPENALAADAGLEIGPRGGIKTSPHMQTNDPHIYAVGDAVETTDAVTGEPTQIPLAGPANRQGRIAADHIFGRDSAYRGTQGTAVVGVFEMTAAMTGLSEKACARDGVAFEKVYLHPASHAGYYPGAEGMSLKLLFSPSDGRVLGAQGVGGEGVDKRIDVLAMAIQAGMTVYDLEEAELCYAPQYGSAKDPVNMAGFIAAGVLRGDQPLTHDPPTENAGVLLDVRTPGEFGAGAIEGAINIPLEQLRDRTGELPQGRPIVAYCKVGQRGYMATRLLNQLGFDAVNLSGGYSTYKQREQAAALAGEE
- a CDS encoding SGNH/GDSL hydrolase family protein encodes the protein MNLIKPCTLALFLAASGLTAAEEPAYAPQAPLAALNLRDGDAIVFLGDSITHQCLYTQYVEDYFYTRFPKMRLRLHNAGVGGSRAWDAHFRFDRDVAAYHPKYVTVLLGMNDGRYAEYIDDVFTSYSGEMNRLLERIDECGATAILMTPTMFDARAKRMQPPGGFMGPKAVTFYNSTLAYYGAWLRDTACERGLGFVDLWGPLNEITINERRKDPRFTMIKDSVHPDPAGQVVMAAAMIEDLGLPEIVSHMSFNLKDGAWSSVSESADVSELKGSADRLSFTSLEHSLPWVLPEEAQLGVELTDLSQRFGRETLVVSGLPAGTYSVQIDGEEVTRATEQELHDGLPLHALTTTPQHQQAAQVAALNKQRNEGPVKTLRNEWGDFQSWKYLQAQVEKNPNDEAEKRRLADVEKKMPGMEERVKAAEAAAMAIEDEIFTINQPRPHRFAIQPASE